The following proteins are co-located in the Leptospira selangorensis genome:
- a CDS encoding OmpA family protein, with translation MIINSRISFLLFLIISFFFLDCARTRYAIVESKSFQKFCGCVPEDDIPANSKEEALGKLSEGSLDDLGTPNYMEIMYRGLKKAFEYSGTTFEQTEEGLKAPGVELKRIEEDKKLKELLIVIDGDVAFPSGRSTLTPKARDLISKIADALVAYPETNVRIGGHTDTPGSFTSNLKLSKERSQAVKQELKQSHEIGEERFKEVDGYADLRKIVDTFFSEKKNRRTEIYVGTVRIVY, from the coding sequence GTGATTATTAATTCTCGCATATCTTTTTTACTCTTCCTAATTATATCTTTTTTCTTCCTGGATTGTGCTCGGACTAGATATGCCATCGTCGAGTCTAAATCATTTCAAAAATTCTGTGGATGTGTTCCGGAAGATGATATCCCCGCAAATTCCAAAGAAGAAGCGTTAGGTAAATTAAGCGAAGGTTCTTTGGACGATTTAGGAACTCCTAATTATATGGAGATCATGTATCGAGGTTTAAAAAAAGCGTTTGAGTATTCAGGAACCACATTCGAACAAACGGAAGAAGGCCTAAAAGCCCCGGGAGTCGAGCTTAAACGTATAGAAGAAGATAAAAAGTTAAAAGAACTTTTGATCGTCATAGATGGGGACGTTGCATTTCCTTCAGGTAGATCCACATTAACTCCTAAAGCAAGGGACCTTATTTCTAAAATTGCTGACGCGTTAGTTGCTTATCCTGAAACAAATGTAAGGATCGGAGGACATACGGATACTCCCGGTTCCTTTACTTCAAACCTGAAATTAAGTAAGGAAAGATCCCAGGCAGTAAAACAAGAACTTAAACAATCCCATGAAATTGGAGAAGAAAGGTTTAAGGAAGTAGATGGATACGCGGACCTGCGTAAGATCGTTGATACCTTCTTCTCTGAAAAAAAGAATCGAAGAACCGAGATTTATGTCGGAACGGTTCGGATCGTATACTAA
- a CDS encoding ArsR/SmtB family transcription factor, with amino-acid sequence MERVPNPKPVKLTEKEFTKISRALAEPRRFQLLQCIGSTKEPTACSTLNKSQDISPATLSHHIKELENAGLIETSKDGKFVNIILRRDVFKAYLDKLSQI; translated from the coding sequence ATGGAGAGAGTGCCGAACCCTAAACCAGTTAAACTCACAGAAAAGGAATTTACTAAAATTTCTAGAGCCCTTGCTGAGCCTAGGAGATTTCAGCTTTTACAATGTATCGGCTCTACTAAAGAACCTACTGCCTGCAGCACCTTGAACAAATCCCAGGATATTAGCCCTGCTACACTTTCTCATCATATTAAGGAATTAGAGAATGCTGGTCTGATAGAAACCTCTAAAGACGGTAAATTTGTAAATATCATCCTAAGAAGGGATGTATTCAAAGCCTACCTGGACAAACTTTCCCAAATCTAG
- a CDS encoding DUF1554 domain-containing protein has product MKRIRKRYPISIFILSVLLLLQCKGSTNSLDYILSGVSEKFPQSANGVTVSSPNYSYVVPENPTNGTLDLEIRLNKIPTADVTLPLSLSHTDRATISVPTVTFTASNWDSPQTITITGIDNLAVEGNKDISLYVGKATSEDKSYNGLYTPSIGITVIDDDSYSIVVSPKKDLITTEKGNTASFAVVLSKAPSGNVVIPSIQSSDLTEGTVSPSSLTFTSGNFNTPQVVTITGVDDVLTDGNIQYKINLGNSTSSDSNYNNLILPSVFVTNIDYEEPAIIVTPTTLNINEAGAAKTFTVTLTVEPPGNVTIPVSSSNPSRASADTSLLTFTPANYNTPQTVTATPVNNQIADGNVIVNIILGTATDYGNENPPDVKVNITDDDSPGITVSTLSTNTNEAGQNAFFTVVLTSEPTSNVTVSFNEKKDSVNSNNKEGTIDQTQVTFTPSNWNTPQSVVVTGVDDDVMDGNVQYQIGVNKATSSDSKYNNKTPSPNFVTVNNLDDDTAGYVIFANGITTLTSNSSVSINGFATDDSAKLDPQTYSKFTIRLRSQPLSNVTLNLSSGSTTSDGVLNTSTLVFTPSKNVAGGWNQDREITVTGSSNGVNEGNHDYTVSTSTTTTDSKYGSSTFVKNPSFVYYSCDNDVSNLISSCRRSGGFSTSEGGGTATIYLITQSSPSSTVTVPASSDDTTEGTVTASASITSGNWNTMISSGTNKIVATGVDDALVDGNVLYNIIYGAASGGLTYTAPSTPIRNIDDEQVLTFSNISGDTSEDGTTATFKVKLGLSSPPTGDVTFTLSCKSGSTECASVSPTSLTFTSSDYNVNKTITITGKNDNRVDGTQSSCVSFSLLTSSDATFDQYQPPDYCGVQNLDNDKLIWVTSLTKSGNLNSGMTVADDSCNDGADPNKPTDMGSATYKALIVDGSTRIATTTGTNAAGQTNWVLDASRDYYLKSGSLPYSNKVFTTNSFKLFSFGSLTTAFSGSGSDSFWTGLNSNWTTASNHCNMWTDDITSGITGQYGIGNAIGSGAISSGNDSCSVSKKFICVQQ; this is encoded by the coding sequence ATGAAACGAATCCGCAAAAGGTATCCAATTTCCATCTTTATTCTTTCGGTTTTACTTTTGCTCCAATGTAAGGGTTCGACGAATTCTTTGGATTATATACTCTCCGGGGTAAGTGAAAAATTTCCCCAAAGTGCAAACGGGGTTACCGTTTCTTCTCCCAATTATTCCTATGTGGTTCCTGAAAATCCCACAAACGGGACCTTGGACCTAGAGATCCGATTAAACAAGATACCTACGGCAGATGTGACCCTGCCTCTTAGTTTGAGCCATACGGATCGGGCAACAATTTCTGTCCCTACGGTAACTTTTACCGCCAGCAACTGGGATTCTCCTCAGACAATCACGATCACTGGTATAGACAATTTAGCTGTAGAGGGAAATAAGGATATTTCTCTTTATGTAGGCAAAGCAACTAGTGAGGACAAATCCTATAACGGTCTTTATACACCTTCTATCGGAATTACCGTAATTGATGACGATTCCTATAGCATCGTAGTTTCTCCCAAAAAAGATCTGATCACTACCGAAAAAGGGAATACCGCCAGTTTTGCCGTGGTCCTGAGTAAGGCGCCTTCCGGCAATGTTGTAATTCCTAGTATCCAAAGTTCCGATTTGACGGAAGGAACCGTATCCCCTTCTTCTTTAACATTTACCAGCGGGAATTTTAATACTCCTCAGGTAGTAACGATTACCGGAGTGGACGACGTTCTGACAGACGGAAACATCCAGTATAAGATCAACCTAGGAAACTCCACTAGTTCCGATTCAAATTATAATAATTTAATATTACCTTCTGTTTTCGTTACGAATATAGATTACGAGGAACCTGCTATAATAGTCACACCGACTACTCTGAATATCAACGAGGCAGGAGCCGCTAAAACATTTACGGTTACTTTGACTGTAGAACCTCCAGGTAATGTAACTATACCTGTTTCCAGTTCGAATCCATCCAGAGCGAGCGCAGATACTTCTCTACTTACGTTTACTCCTGCAAATTATAATACTCCTCAGACGGTTACGGCCACTCCTGTGAACAACCAAATTGCAGACGGAAATGTGATCGTAAATATAATCTTAGGAACTGCAACGGATTACGGTAATGAAAATCCTCCTGATGTGAAAGTAAATATCACCGATGATGATAGCCCAGGGATCACAGTTTCAACATTAAGCACAAATACGAACGAAGCAGGACAAAACGCATTTTTCACAGTGGTTCTCACAAGTGAACCTACATCTAATGTTACCGTTTCCTTTAACGAAAAGAAAGATTCCGTAAATTCAAATAACAAAGAAGGTACGATCGACCAAACTCAGGTTACATTCACCCCTTCCAACTGGAACACACCTCAGTCGGTCGTGGTCACCGGAGTGGATGATGATGTGATGGATGGGAATGTGCAGTACCAGATCGGAGTGAATAAGGCAACAAGTTCCGATTCCAAATATAATAATAAAACTCCTAGTCCGAATTTTGTTACCGTAAACAATTTGGACGATGACACTGCTGGTTACGTGATCTTTGCAAATGGAATTACCACTCTTACCAGTAATTCTTCCGTTTCTATCAACGGTTTTGCAACTGATGATTCCGCAAAATTAGATCCTCAAACCTATTCCAAGTTCACCATTCGATTGAGGTCCCAACCTCTTTCTAATGTTACCCTGAATCTTTCCAGCGGAAGTACGACTAGCGATGGAGTTTTAAATACTTCTACTTTAGTTTTCACTCCTTCTAAAAACGTAGCGGGAGGATGGAACCAAGACAGGGAAATTACCGTAACAGGAAGTTCGAATGGTGTTAACGAAGGAAATCACGATTATACTGTTTCAACTTCTACTACAACTACAGATAGTAAGTATGGAAGCAGTACATTCGTTAAAAATCCTTCTTTCGTGTATTATAGTTGTGATAATGATGTTTCCAATCTTATCTCTTCTTGCAGAAGGTCCGGAGGTTTCTCTACGAGTGAAGGAGGAGGAACTGCTACGATCTATCTGATTACACAGTCTTCTCCAAGTTCCACCGTAACTGTCCCTGCTTCGAGTGATGATACTACTGAGGGAACTGTGACGGCTTCGGCAAGCATCACTTCAGGGAACTGGAACACAATGATCTCTTCCGGAACGAATAAGATCGTAGCGACCGGTGTGGATGATGCTCTCGTAGATGGAAATGTATTATACAATATAATTTATGGCGCGGCCAGCGGTGGATTAACATATACTGCACCTTCTACCCCTATCCGAAATATAGACGATGAACAAGTATTAACATTCTCGAATATAAGCGGGGATACGAGCGAAGACGGAACAACTGCGACCTTTAAAGTAAAACTGGGACTTTCCTCCCCGCCTACCGGAGATGTTACTTTCACTCTTTCCTGTAAATCAGGAAGCACAGAATGTGCAAGTGTGAGCCCTACAAGCCTGACATTTACCTCTTCCGATTATAATGTGAATAAAACGATAACGATCACGGGTAAGAACGATAATAGAGTGGATGGCACCCAAAGTAGTTGTGTATCTTTCAGTCTTCTCACGAGTAGTGATGCGACTTTCGACCAGTACCAACCTCCTGATTATTGTGGAGTCCAAAACCTAGACAATGATAAGTTGATTTGGGTGACTTCGCTCACTAAGAGCGGAAACTTGAACTCAGGCATGACTGTTGCGGATGATAGTTGTAATGATGGAGCTGATCCGAATAAACCAACGGATATGGGAAGTGCCACATATAAGGCTTTGATCGTAGATGGTTCCACAAGAATAGCCACTACAACCGGAACGAATGCGGCCGGCCAAACGAATTGGGTTCTGGATGCAAGCAGGGATTATTATCTAAAGTCAGGTAGTTTACCTTATTCTAATAAAGTATTTACCACGAATTCTTTCAAACTTTTCAGCTTTGGAAGTTTAACTACTGCATTCAGCGGAAGCGGATCTGATTCTTTCTGGACGGGTTTGAATTCGAATTGGACCACTGCGAGTAACCATTGTAATATGTGGACGGATGATATCACTTCTGGGATCACTGGACAGTACGGTATCGGAAATGCTATAGGATCCGGGGCAATCAGTTCCGGAAATGATAGCTGTTCTGTTTCCAAAAAGTTCATCTGCGTCCAACAATAA
- a CDS encoding beta strand repeat-containing protein yields MRKFLKKGIPYGIAALLLFFLESCSLKSMNIAFEAMLEAQVACLVTGDTCVDASSTPGDVTIPTVTITNLPTSGRPTVETGFLYGTSSDNILVSAVQISIDGGAYTAATGTTTWSFALPTGSLTWRHGSFHSVNIRSVDSSANISTVLSLNIRKGYNRDLNGDGYADIVVMAPGDATGLGAAYIFNGSSSGIVATTSSAADHSITGQGRMGYASAMGDVNGDGFGDLAVGASDYSGLQGITYVFHGSTSGITTSTAAGADRILNYTGSNEFGYAIALGDVNGDGYDDLADGAYHVSGYSGLAFIYYSTGSGGISSTAGTTISGPGSSNFACGIGLGDINGDGFSDLIVGGNAYAGGNTGGVWIFHSTGSAGVTASSYTSANTTIVGESASNFGIRIYTGDVNGDGYADLAVGAPQYSSYFGRSYVFNSTGTTSGITVTSATSANTIVSGFSTSAVGLAVALGDINGDGYDDFVTGAQNYSSSLGRIYVNLSDGAQASNGSTNLIVGESTSQSFGNALMISDINGDGLGDLIAGAVTYPDGVTLSGRAYIFHSAGSSAYMAASAVSANTIISGSTGSEFGSNLVDANIPKDLYPKFLGVWAFGGLETYRIKI; encoded by the coding sequence ATGCGAAAATTTCTGAAAAAAGGAATTCCTTACGGGATAGCGGCCCTTCTTCTTTTCTTTTTGGAATCCTGCTCACTCAAATCCATGAATATAGCATTCGAAGCGATGCTCGAGGCTCAGGTCGCCTGCTTAGTTACTGGAGATACCTGCGTAGATGCAAGCAGTACTCCTGGAGATGTAACGATCCCTACAGTTACGATCACAAATCTTCCGACTTCCGGAAGACCTACAGTGGAGACTGGATTTCTCTATGGGACTTCTTCCGATAATATATTAGTATCCGCCGTGCAGATTAGTATTGATGGGGGAGCTTATACTGCAGCGACCGGAACGACCACTTGGAGTTTCGCTCTGCCTACAGGTTCCTTAACTTGGAGGCATGGATCTTTTCATTCCGTTAATATCAGGAGCGTGGACTCCAGCGCAAATATTTCCACAGTATTAAGTCTGAATATTAGAAAAGGATATAATAGAGATCTAAACGGAGACGGTTACGCTGATATAGTAGTCATGGCTCCTGGTGATGCTACTGGACTGGGAGCGGCTTATATTTTTAACGGTAGTTCTTCCGGAATTGTTGCGACTACTTCGAGTGCGGCCGACCATTCTATCACAGGACAAGGAAGAATGGGATATGCTTCCGCGATGGGAGATGTAAATGGAGATGGTTTCGGAGATCTTGCGGTGGGAGCATCCGATTATTCAGGATTGCAAGGTATTACTTATGTATTTCACGGAAGTACTTCAGGGATTACTACAAGTACTGCAGCGGGTGCAGACCGTATCTTAAATTATACTGGTTCAAACGAATTCGGTTATGCGATTGCACTCGGGGATGTGAACGGAGACGGATATGATGATCTTGCTGATGGTGCTTATCATGTTTCCGGATATTCAGGACTTGCATTTATTTATTATAGCACAGGATCTGGAGGGATTTCTTCCACCGCTGGAACAACTATTTCAGGTCCTGGTTCAAGTAATTTTGCCTGTGGGATAGGACTCGGAGATATAAATGGAGATGGATTTTCAGATCTGATCGTAGGCGGAAATGCATATGCTGGTGGTAATACAGGAGGAGTCTGGATTTTCCATAGTACCGGATCAGCCGGAGTCACGGCGAGCTCCTATACCTCAGCAAACACTACAATAGTTGGAGAGTCAGCAAGTAATTTTGGAATTCGTATATATACCGGAGATGTGAACGGGGATGGATATGCAGATCTCGCTGTAGGAGCTCCTCAATATAGTTCCTATTTTGGAAGAAGTTATGTATTCAATAGCACAGGGACTACAAGTGGGATCACTGTCACTTCTGCTACAAGTGCAAACACGATAGTCAGCGGCTTCTCTACAAGTGCAGTGGGGCTCGCTGTTGCGCTTGGAGACATTAACGGAGATGGATACGATGATTTTGTTACAGGCGCTCAAAATTATTCTTCTTCGCTAGGAAGAATTTACGTAAATTTAAGCGATGGTGCTCAAGCCTCTAACGGTTCTACAAATCTAATTGTGGGGGAATCTACTAGCCAATCTTTTGGAAATGCTCTTATGATCTCCGACATAAATGGAGATGGTTTAGGAGACTTGATTGCTGGAGCAGTTACTTATCCGGACGGAGTTACGTTATCCGGAAGAGCTTATATTTTTCATAGTGCCGGCTCTAGCGCTTATATGGCTGCAAGCGCAGTCTCAGCAAATACGATTATATCAGGGAGTACAGGAAGCGAATTCGGAAGTAATCTAGTGGATGCGAATATTCCGAAGGACCTGTATCCTAAATTTTTAGGAGTTTGGGCCTTCGGAGGTTTAGAAACGTATAGGATCAAAATTTAA
- a CDS encoding enoyl-CoA hydratase/isomerase family protein — translation MNYLREPIQLKNGRAECIKIQTNDQNSLTRENMIELENILAEIDKDDSIRAVLLSSDNPKFFSNGIDAENILNTPREKLTAEMGQIVILFGKLLSFGKPLLAEVTGYAMGGGAVMTLACDFKFMLEGKARIAFTEVLVGLPLPISFIDKLKITVKSEYLNEVCLLGTAYKAGEAREISLINETAENKEDLRKLVLKKLDEVMAIAPSAYRRTKAAINKEINDKFESQLEFTKSSFEDPKVVANLLEAMSALKEKRRPKLT, via the coding sequence ATGAACTATTTGCGGGAACCAATCCAATTAAAAAACGGCAGAGCCGAATGTATTAAAATACAAACTAACGATCAGAATTCTTTGACCAGAGAGAATATGATAGAACTGGAAAATATCCTGGCTGAGATCGATAAGGATGATAGTATCCGTGCAGTCCTTTTAAGTTCCGATAATCCTAAATTTTTTTCAAACGGTATCGATGCTGAAAATATCCTAAACACACCTCGAGAAAAACTCACAGCCGAAATGGGCCAGATCGTGATCTTATTCGGTAAACTTTTGAGTTTCGGAAAACCTCTTCTCGCAGAAGTTACCGGTTATGCAATGGGAGGTGGTGCTGTCATGACTTTAGCCTGCGATTTTAAATTTATGTTAGAAGGTAAAGCAAGGATCGCATTCACCGAGGTTCTGGTTGGACTTCCTTTACCGATCAGCTTTATAGATAAATTGAAGATTACCGTTAAGTCGGAATATCTAAACGAAGTTTGCCTTTTAGGAACTGCTTATAAGGCAGGAGAAGCAAGGGAAATATCTTTGATCAATGAAACTGCGGAGAATAAGGAAGATCTACGTAAACTTGTTCTGAAAAAATTGGATGAGGTTATGGCAATCGCACCAAGCGCTTACAGAAGGACCAAGGCTGCGATCAATAAAGAGATCAATGATAAATTCGAATCCCAATTGGAATTCACCAAAAGTAGCTTTGAAGATCCTAAGGTAGTGGCAAATTTGTTGGAAGCAATGAGTGCTCTGAAAGAAAAAAGAAGACCGAAACTCACCTAA
- a CDS encoding SDR family NAD(P)-dependent oxidoreductase: MSQLKGKVAVVTGASKGIGASIAKTLGSAGASVVVNYSSSKEGADKVVAEIEKSGGKAIAVQGDMSKSSDVKRLFSETKKAFGSVNILVNNAGVFEFAPLEAVTEDEFHRQMNTNVLGPILATQESLNYFAPEGGSVINISSIVSDIPVPNSVVYASTKGALDTVSQVLALELSAKKIRVNTIAPGGVETEGAHRLGMIGSDMEKMIVSKTPLGRLGQPEDIAKVALFLASEDSYWLTGEKISASGGYR; the protein is encoded by the coding sequence ATGAGTCAGTTAAAAGGTAAAGTCGCAGTGGTAACCGGAGCTTCTAAAGGAATTGGAGCGAGTATCGCTAAAACATTAGGTTCCGCAGGAGCTTCCGTAGTGGTAAATTATTCTTCAAGCAAAGAAGGAGCGGATAAGGTTGTTGCGGAGATCGAAAAAAGCGGAGGTAAAGCGATCGCAGTCCAAGGAGATATGTCCAAGTCCTCCGACGTTAAACGTTTATTTTCAGAAACGAAGAAAGCTTTCGGTTCCGTGAATATTCTAGTAAATAATGCAGGCGTATTCGAATTTGCTCCGTTGGAAGCGGTTACGGAAGATGAGTTTCATAGACAGATGAATACGAATGTTCTGGGCCCTATTCTCGCAACTCAGGAATCCCTAAACTATTTTGCTCCTGAAGGTGGATCAGTGATCAATATCAGCTCCATTGTGAGCGATATCCCTGTTCCAAATTCCGTTGTATATGCTTCCACTAAAGGTGCGCTGGATACAGTATCCCAAGTATTAGCTTTAGAACTTAGCGCTAAAAAGATCAGAGTGAATACGATCGCACCCGGTGGTGTGGAAACGGAAGGAGCTCATAGACTTGGAATGATAGGAAGTGATATGGAAAAAATGATCGTTTCCAAAACTCCTTTGGGACGTTTAGGACAACCTGAAGATATCGCGAAGGTTGCGTTGTTTTTAGCTTCCGAAGATTCTTATTGGCTTACCGGAGAAAAGATCAGCGCCTCCGGAGGTTATCGATAA